In Drosophila busckii strain San Diego stock center, stock number 13000-0081.31 chromosome 3R, ASM1175060v1, whole genome shotgun sequence, the sequence TTGACGGAGTCCAATGCCTCTTTGAACTGCGGCACATGCGAGTAGCTGCAGTAGGCAGCACGCGAGGCACGCCCCCATATATACCACATGGTCTGGAGGCCAGCAATAGCAGCTGTAACAATCTTGGGCTTGTTGAGTTTTATTAGCTGCACCTCCAGCTCTGTTGCACGCTTCACCAACTGCTGTATGCCCAGCTGTGATTCATCCAGCACATCCTGCAGTATATCCTGTAAGTCCAGCAGctccaattgctgctgcttactcaATTCTGCACTAGGTGGCTCTAGCAACTCCTCCAAGCTGGGCAGCGTTGTATCATATACTATGCTTGACTCTTTGCCTACATATTGCGCCTGAAAGTGCTCAAAGGCTTGCATATAACTAgcgtccagctgctgctcgagctgcAATTTATCGCCTCCATCGctctgttgcaattgcagacTGTATAGGTAATCATGCTGCTTTTGTAGCTCTGCATAGAACGGACGCAGTGCCTCTACTTCAGCCTGAGACAAATCCAAAtccttttgctgctgattCAAGAGATCGCTTAGCTCTTGGTGCGCCTTAACGCTGCCCAGCATCAAGAGCAAACAGCTAAGTAGCTTCAATTTccacatgttgctgccacaactaaataaattcaactatTTAACGCTTTAGGCCAAAATATCCCATTGACCAATTTCATTATCTATGACTATGTTTATTATGGCATTATCGCTGACCACACTAAGTGCAAAAATAGTACGATTAGATGCGGCTAatcttgtttatatttatcgTCAGGTAATACACAATTAAAGTTTCTTAATCTGGACTTGAATGTATTATAACATTTTAGCTCTATTATATAagtattgcaaaaaaaaaaaacaagcaaattgctgGGCTTCTCACAATTTTGTTTCCTAAAGATTACAATCTTGTAACATTTTTGGTCAACAACTACGCACGTAAGTTACAAAGAACCGTAGTAgttattcataaataatttaattatttgaatgcaaaaattatgtaCAGCGCGTGTCTTTTTGTTATCAGTTCAATGACAAAACAAACAGTCACTTCTATATATACGACAG encodes:
- the LOC108604161 gene encoding uncharacterized protein LOC108604161, encoding MWKLKLLSCLLLMLGSVKAHQELSDLLNQQQKDLDLSQAEVEALRPFYAELQKQHDYLYSLQLQQSDGGDKLQLEQQLDASYMQAFEHFQAQYVGKESSIVYDTTLPSLEELLEPPSAELSKQQQLELLDLQDILQDVLDESQLGIQQLVKRATELEVQLIKLNKPKIVTAAIAGLQTMWYIWGRASRAAYCSYSHVPQFKEALDSVNGGVDCYKHTMNMILRIQNETVASVKEIKQHVRGLVKVYKKIAAKRTIMGKILTGTLNFFTALRRVHDIIAVGIDGYDKIQNELPQAVLKTKNCAEDLVLSIPQMVETAQNLTICITFVDKDHPDYEFMKPEPQRYWHTGEQPAKIAHENVELDWNAELEAEPEDDYIDHR